A genomic window from Pantoea alhagi includes:
- the envZ gene encoding two-component system sensor histidine kinase EnvZ: protein MRRLRFSPRSSFARTLLLIVTLLFVSLVTTYLVVLNFAILPSLQQFNKVLAYEVRMLMTDRLQLEDGTQLEVPPAFRREIYRELGISLYTNAAAEESGLRWAQHYQFLSDQMARQLGGPTDVRVEVNKNSPVVWLKTWLSPDIWVRVPLTEIHQGDFSPLFRYTLAIMLLAIGGAWLFIRIQNRPLVDLEHAALQVGKGIIPPPLREYGASEVRSVTRAFNQMASGVKQLADDRTLLMAGVSHDLRTPLTRIRLATEMMSAEDGYLAESINKDIEECNAIIEQFIDYLRTGQEMQTERADLNAVLNEVVAAESGYEREIEDAIMPEELILDINPLSIKRAAANMVVNAARYGNGWIKVSSGYELQRAWFQVEDDGPGIKPEQLKHLLQPFVRGDSARSTSGTGLGLAIVQRIIDAHQGSLEMGVSERGGLRIRAWLPLSASTSPTGGPVSPLPLPKSE from the coding sequence ATGAGGCGGCTCCGCTTTTCTCCCCGCAGTTCCTTTGCACGCACGCTGCTGCTGATCGTCACGTTACTGTTTGTCAGCCTGGTAACCACCTATCTGGTGGTACTTAACTTTGCCATTCTTCCCAGCCTGCAGCAGTTTAACAAGGTGCTGGCGTATGAAGTGCGCATGTTAATGACCGACCGGCTGCAGTTAGAAGATGGCACGCAACTGGAAGTGCCGCCCGCGTTTCGGCGTGAAATTTACCGCGAGCTGGGAATTTCTCTCTATACCAACGCGGCGGCGGAGGAGAGCGGATTACGCTGGGCACAGCATTACCAGTTTTTAAGCGATCAGATGGCGCGCCAGCTCGGCGGGCCAACGGATGTACGGGTCGAGGTCAATAAAAACTCGCCTGTAGTGTGGCTGAAAACCTGGCTCTCACCCGATATCTGGGTACGCGTGCCGCTGACCGAAATTCATCAGGGCGACTTCTCGCCGCTGTTCCGTTATACGCTGGCGATTATGCTATTGGCGATAGGCGGCGCCTGGCTGTTTATCCGTATTCAGAACCGTCCGCTGGTGGATCTGGAGCATGCGGCGTTACAGGTAGGGAAAGGCATTATTCCGCCGCCGCTGCGGGAATATGGCGCATCGGAGGTGCGCTCGGTGACGCGCGCCTTTAACCAGATGGCGTCAGGCGTAAAACAGTTGGCAGACGATCGTACACTGTTGATGGCAGGCGTGAGTCACGATCTGCGTACGCCGCTGACGCGTATTCGCCTGGCCACGGAGATGATGAGCGCAGAAGATGGCTATCTGGCGGAATCGATTAATAAGGATATTGAAGAGTGCAATGCGATTATCGAACAGTTCATCGATTATCTGCGTACCGGGCAGGAGATGCAGACCGAACGCGCCGATCTGAACGCGGTGCTGAACGAAGTTGTTGCGGCGGAGAGCGGCTACGAGCGTGAAATTGAAGATGCCATCATGCCTGAAGAACTCATACTGGATATCAATCCGCTTTCGATCAAGCGAGCGGCGGCGAATATGGTGGTGAACGCGGCGCGCTACGGCAACGGCTGGATTAAGGTCAGCAGCGGCTATGAGCTACAGCGCGCCTGGTTCCAGGTGGAAGATGATGGGCCGGGCATTAAGCCGGAACAGTTAAAGCATCTGCTACAGCCCTTTGTTCGCGGCGACAGCGCCCGCAGTACCAGCGGCACCGGACTGGGACTGGCGATTGTGCAGCGTATTATCGATGCGCATCAGGGATCGCTGGAGATGGGCGTCAGTGAGCGCGGCGGCCTACGCATTCGCGCCTGGCTGCCCTTATCTGCATCGACGTCACCAACTGGCGGCCCGGTGAGCCCGTTGCCATTGCCTAAGAGCGAATAG
- the ompR gene encoding two-component system response regulator OmpR, with amino-acid sequence MQENYKILVVDDDMRLRALLERYLTEQGFQVRSVANAEQMDRLLTRESFHLMVLDLMLPGEDGLSICRRLRSQSNPMPIIMVTAKGEEVDRIVGLEIGADDYIPKPFNPRELLARIRAVLRRQANELPGAPSQEEAVIAFGKFKLNLGTREMFREDEPMPLTSGEFAVLKALVSHPREPLSRDKLMNLARGREYSAMERSIDVQISRLRRMVEEDPAHPRYIQTVWGLGYVFVPDGTKA; translated from the coding sequence ATGCAAGAAAACTACAAAATTCTGGTCGTCGATGATGACATGCGCCTGCGCGCACTGCTGGAGCGTTATCTGACCGAACAGGGTTTTCAGGTGCGCAGCGTCGCTAACGCCGAGCAAATGGATCGCCTGTTAACCCGCGAATCCTTTCACCTGATGGTGCTCGACTTAATGTTGCCGGGCGAAGATGGCCTGTCGATTTGTCGTCGCTTGCGTAGCCAAAGTAATCCGATGCCGATCATTATGGTGACGGCAAAAGGCGAAGAGGTCGATCGTATTGTTGGGCTGGAGATCGGCGCGGATGACTACATTCCGAAACCGTTCAACCCGCGTGAGCTGCTGGCGCGTATTCGTGCCGTGCTGCGTCGTCAGGCGAATGAACTGCCGGGCGCGCCTTCTCAGGAAGAAGCGGTTATCGCCTTCGGCAAGTTCAAGCTGAATCTCGGCACCCGTGAAATGTTCCGCGAAGATGAGCCGATGCCGTTAACCAGCGGCGAATTTGCCGTGCTGAAAGCGCTGGTGAGCCATCCGCGTGAGCCGCTGTCACGCGATAAGCTGATGAACCTTGCCCGTGGCCGCGAGTACAGCGCGATGGAACGCTCCATCGACGTGCAGATTTCACGCCTGCGCCGCATGGTGGAAGAAGATCCTGCGCATCCGCGCTATATCCAGACCGTTTGGGGCCTGGGCTACGTGTTTGTTCCGGACGGCACTAAAGCATGA
- the yjbE gene encoding exopolysaccharide production protein YjbE: protein MNKIMLICSLALFISGYVMANEPTGGVAAGAQATTEAKGASDAEGVAVVGALLGLALATAGGGDGSSTATTTTTSTIPH, encoded by the coding sequence ATGAACAAGATAATGTTGATTTGCTCGCTGGCACTGTTTATCAGCGGATACGTAATGGCTAACGAACCCACAGGCGGCGTGGCCGCAGGGGCTCAGGCAACCACCGAAGCGAAAGGCGCTTCTGATGCGGAAGGCGTTGCCGTTGTGGGCGCGCTACTGGGTCTGGCCCTTGCCACTGCAGGCGGCGGCGATGGCTCCAGCACGGCAACCACCACCACAACCAGCACCATTCCACATTAA
- the greB gene encoding transcription elongation factor GreB, which yields MKTQLITREGYNKLRAEHDYLWKEKRPEITKIVSWAASLGDRSENADYTYNKRLLRQIDRRVRYLRKCLAELKIVDYSPQQEGKVFFGAWVEVENEQGEVKCFRIVGPDEIYGDAKNYISVDSPMARALIKKEVDDEVSVNTPEGEKIWFINRIDYRQDQNDSDAV from the coding sequence GTGAAGACGCAACTGATTACCCGTGAAGGTTATAACAAGCTCAGGGCGGAACACGATTATCTGTGGAAAGAAAAGCGCCCGGAGATCACCAAAATTGTCTCCTGGGCGGCCAGTCTGGGCGATCGTTCCGAAAACGCAGACTACACCTATAACAAGCGCCTGCTGCGTCAGATCGATCGACGGGTGCGCTATCTGCGTAAGTGTCTTGCCGAGCTAAAGATTGTCGATTATTCACCACAGCAGGAGGGCAAGGTCTTTTTTGGTGCCTGGGTGGAGGTGGAAAACGAACAGGGTGAGGTAAAGTGCTTTCGTATTGTTGGCCCGGATGAAATCTATGGGGACGCAAAAAATTATATCTCTGTTGATTCGCCGATGGCGCGCGCGTTGATTAAAAAAGAAGTGGATGACGAAGTTAGCGTGAATACGCCGGAAGGGGAAAAAATCTGGTTTATTAACCGGATTGATTATCGTCAGGATCAAAATGACAGCGACGCCGTGTAA
- a CDS encoding Tex family protein, with protein sequence MMNDSLNRIIAGELQARAEQVDAAIRLLDEGNTVPFIARYRKEVTGGLDDTQLRQLETRLGYLRELEDRRQAILKSVAEQGKLSDELAAAINGTLSKTELEDLYLPYKPKRRTRGQIAIEAGLEPLAETLWQDPSHEPEQLAARFVDAGKGVADVKAALDGARYILMERFAEDAALLAKVRDYLWKNAHLVSRVVEGKEEEGAKFRDYFDHHEALATVPSHRALAMFRGRNEGVLQLALNPDPQFDEPPRESYGEQLISEHLNLRLNNAPADSWRKAVVSWTWRIKVLLHLETELMGSVRERAEEEAINVFARNLHDLLMAAPAGMRATMGLDPGLRTGVKVAVVDATGKLVATDTIYPHTGQAAKAAAAVAALCIRHQVELVAIGNGTASRETERFFLEVQKQFPQVTAQKVIVSEAGASVYSASELAALEFPDLDVSLRGAVSIARRLQDPLAELVKIDPKSIGVGQYQHDVSQSQLAKKLDAVVEDCVNAVGVDLNTASVALLTRVAGLTRMMAQNIVNWRDENGRFRSRQQLLKVSRLGPKAFEQCAGFLRINQGDNPLDASTVHPEAYPVVERILEATRQSLRELMGNSNELRNLKAVDFTDERFGVPTVSDILKELEKPGRDPRPEFKTAQFAEGVETMNDLLPGMVLEGAVTNVTNFGAFVDIGVHQDGLVHISSLSDKFVEDPHTVVKAGDIVKVKVLEVDLQRKRIALTMRLDEQPGETASRAAPRSQERTNNRPAAKPRARGNSTLSGNSAMGDALAAALGKKR encoded by the coding sequence ATGATGAATGATTCACTGAACCGCATTATTGCAGGTGAACTTCAGGCGCGGGCTGAACAAGTTGATGCCGCAATCCGCCTGCTGGACGAAGGGAACACCGTGCCGTTTATTGCACGTTATCGTAAGGAAGTCACCGGCGGGCTTGATGATACCCAGCTGCGACAGCTGGAGACCCGCCTCGGTTACCTGCGAGAGCTGGAAGATCGCCGCCAGGCGATCCTGAAATCCGTTGCGGAACAGGGCAAACTCAGCGATGAACTCGCCGCCGCAATTAACGGTACGCTGAGCAAAACCGAACTCGAAGATCTTTACCTCCCCTATAAGCCGAAACGCCGTACCCGTGGACAGATCGCTATTGAAGCCGGGCTGGAACCGCTGGCGGAGACGCTGTGGCAGGATCCTTCTCATGAGCCAGAGCAGCTGGCCGCCCGCTTTGTGGATGCCGGTAAAGGCGTAGCCGACGTGAAGGCGGCGCTGGATGGCGCGCGCTATATCCTGATGGAGCGTTTCGCGGAAGATGCCGCTCTGCTGGCGAAAGTGCGCGACTACTTGTGGAAGAACGCGCATCTGGTGTCACGCGTGGTGGAAGGCAAAGAGGAAGAAGGCGCGAAATTTCGCGACTATTTTGATCATCACGAAGCGCTGGCAACGGTGCCTTCACATCGTGCGCTGGCGATGTTCCGTGGCCGCAACGAAGGCGTGCTGCAGCTGGCGCTCAATCCCGATCCGCAGTTTGATGAGCCACCGCGTGAAAGTTACGGCGAACAGCTTATCAGCGAGCATCTGAACCTGCGTCTGAACAACGCGCCGGCAGACAGCTGGCGTAAGGCCGTGGTGAGCTGGACGTGGCGTATTAAAGTGCTGCTGCATCTGGAAACCGAGCTGATGGGCAGCGTGCGCGAGCGGGCGGAAGAAGAAGCGATCAACGTCTTCGCCCGCAACCTGCACGATCTGCTGATGGCGGCACCGGCTGGTATGCGCGCCACAATGGGTCTCGATCCGGGCCTGCGCACCGGGGTAAAAGTTGCCGTAGTGGATGCCACCGGCAAGCTGGTCGCCACCGACACCATCTATCCGCATACCGGCCAGGCGGCGAAGGCAGCGGCGGCGGTCGCAGCGCTCTGTATCCGTCATCAGGTTGAACTGGTGGCGATTGGCAACGGCACCGCGTCACGTGAAACTGAGCGCTTCTTCCTGGAGGTGCAAAAACAGTTCCCCCAGGTCACGGCGCAAAAAGTTATCGTCAGCGAAGCGGGCGCATCGGTTTACTCAGCGTCTGAGCTGGCGGCGCTGGAGTTTCCCGACCTTGATGTTTCCCTGCGCGGCGCGGTTTCTATCGCGCGTCGTCTGCAGGATCCGCTGGCAGAGCTGGTGAAAATCGATCCGAAATCGATCGGCGTCGGCCAGTATCAGCATGACGTCAGCCAAAGCCAGTTGGCGAAAAAGCTGGATGCGGTGGTGGAAGACTGTGTAAACGCCGTTGGTGTCGATCTGAATACCGCCTCCGTGGCGCTGCTGACGCGCGTAGCCGGACTGACGCGCATGATGGCGCAAAATATTGTGAACTGGCGTGATGAAAACGGTCGCTTTCGCAGCCGTCAGCAGTTGCTGAAAGTCAGCCGTCTCGGTCCAAAAGCCTTTGAACAGTGTGCTGGCTTCCTGCGCATTAACCAGGGCGATAATCCACTGGATGCCTCAACGGTGCATCCGGAAGCCTATCCGGTGGTAGAGCGTATTCTGGAGGCAACCCGCCAGTCGCTACGCGAGCTGATGGGTAATTCGAATGAGCTGCGCAACCTGAAAGCGGTCGACTTTACCGACGAGCGTTTCGGCGTGCCGACGGTCAGCGATATTCTTAAAGAGCTGGAAAAGCCAGGCCGCGATCCGCGTCCGGAATTCAAAACGGCACAGTTTGCTGAAGGCGTAGAAACCATGAACGATCTGCTGCCGGGCATGGTGCTGGAAGGCGCAGTGACTAACGTTACTAACTTTGGTGCATTCGTGGATATCGGCGTGCATCAGGATGGACTGGTTCATATCTCCTCGCTCTCTGACAAATTTGTCGAAGATCCACATACCGTGGTGAAAGCGGGCGATATCGTTAAGGTCAAGGTGCTGGAAGTGGATTTGCAGCGTAAGCGTATTGCGCTGACCATGCGTCTGGATGAGCAGCCGGGTGAAACCGCTTCGCGCGCTGCGCCACGTAGCCAGGAGCGTACTAATAACCGCCCGGCGGCGAAACCACGCGCGCGTGGCAATAGCACTCTCTCTGGCAACAGTGCGATGGGCGATGCGCTGGCCGCGGCGCTGGGAAAAAAACGCTAA
- the feoA gene encoding ferrous iron transporter A, whose product MPLFARQHYKILGFSSAVSPAYRQKLLSLGLLPGACFQVLRIAPLGDPLQIQTGRVSLMLRKKDLSLLQLQPMAEVA is encoded by the coding sequence ATGCCACTATTTGCCCGCCAACACTATAAAATTCTTGGTTTTTCTTCCGCCGTCAGCCCGGCTTACCGGCAAAAACTCCTCTCTCTTGGGCTGTTGCCCGGCGCCTGCTTCCAGGTGTTGCGTATTGCACCGCTGGGCGATCCGCTCCAGATCCAGACAGGACGCGTTAGCCTGATGCTGCGCAAAAAGGATCTGTCGCTGCTGCAGCTACAGCCGATGGCGGAGGTGGCATGA
- the feoB gene encoding Fe(2+) transporter permease subunit FeoB: MKNCTIGLLGNPNAGKTTLFNQLTGARQRVGNWAGVTVERKEGFFTAGETRVNLIDLPGTYSLTTISQQASLDEQIACHFVLSQQADLLINVVDACNLERNLYLTLQLRELGVPCIVALNMLDMAESQRINIDIPTLAQRLGCPVVPVVSTRGSGLDRLKQLIDEGIPACAPLEVCYPAELNSAIDRLAAAMPVNESRQQRRWLALQLLEGDVYSRQQISDVTQQHLTELETQLSSDIAINIVAARYEKLASICAEVSNQHLMAPHRLSQRLDNLVLNRWLGLPIFLLMMYLMFVLAINIGGAIQPLFDIGSTALFIHGMQWLGATLHFPVWLTLFLAQGIGGGINTVLPLVPQIGLMYLFLSFMEDSGYMARAAFVVDRLMQSLGLPGKSFVPLIVGFGCNVPAVMGARTLDAPRERLITVMMAPFISCGARLAIFAVFSAAFFGAHGALVVFSLYLTGIVMAVLTGLLLKHTLLRGEASPFVMELPSWHVPHLKSLLLQAWQRLHGFVLRAGKVIVIASIFIGGLNSFSFNGQPVNSINDSALASVSRVITPLLAPIGIQPDNWQASVGLLTGAMAKEVVVGTLNTLYTAEALHEEPFNVYDWSLKAELADAVTETWQGLKETLTFSVLANPIEASKGDGEMAGGAMGKMSRQFGSDAAAFSYLLFVLLYIPCVSVMGAIARESSRRWMGFSILWGLNVAYSLATLFWQFSRINEQPLTSSLIILLVLLFNSALLLLLRRVKLPPQRIPIRVLPVESYQKPLRSGECH; encoded by the coding sequence ATGAAAAACTGCACTATTGGTCTGCTGGGTAATCCGAACGCCGGGAAAACCACCCTATTTAATCAGCTCACCGGCGCTCGCCAGCGTGTGGGCAACTGGGCCGGCGTCACCGTAGAGCGTAAAGAGGGCTTCTTCACCGCTGGCGAGACGCGGGTAAATTTAATTGATCTTCCCGGCACCTATTCACTCACCACCATTTCACAGCAGGCGTCGCTCGACGAACAGATCGCCTGCCACTTTGTTTTAAGCCAGCAGGCGGATCTGCTGATTAATGTTGTGGACGCCTGTAATCTTGAGCGCAACCTCTATCTTACGCTGCAGCTGCGTGAGCTGGGCGTGCCCTGCATCGTCGCGCTCAATATGCTGGATATGGCAGAAAGCCAACGCATTAACATCGATATACCCACGTTGGCGCAGCGCCTCGGCTGTCCGGTAGTGCCCGTGGTTTCAACGCGCGGCAGCGGGCTGGATCGCCTGAAACAGCTGATTGACGAAGGCATTCCTGCCTGCGCGCCGCTGGAAGTCTGCTATCCGGCTGAATTGAACAGCGCCATCGATCGGCTGGCGGCTGCGATGCCGGTCAACGAAAGCCGTCAGCAGCGGCGCTGGCTTGCGCTACAGCTGCTGGAAGGCGATGTCTACAGCCGCCAGCAGATAAGCGATGTGACGCAACAGCATTTAACCGAGCTGGAAACCCAACTCTCATCAGATATTGCGATAAATATCGTCGCCGCACGCTATGAAAAGCTGGCGTCGATTTGCGCTGAAGTCAGCAATCAACATTTGATGGCGCCGCATCGGCTGTCGCAGCGTCTGGATAATCTGGTGTTGAACCGCTGGCTGGGCTTGCCGATCTTTTTGCTGATGATGTATCTGATGTTCGTGCTGGCGATCAATATCGGCGGCGCAATCCAGCCGCTGTTCGACATCGGTTCAACGGCACTGTTTATTCATGGTATGCAGTGGCTTGGCGCTACGCTGCATTTCCCCGTCTGGCTGACGCTGTTTCTTGCTCAGGGCATCGGCGGCGGGATTAATACGGTGCTGCCGTTGGTGCCACAGATTGGTTTAATGTATCTGTTTCTCTCCTTTATGGAGGACTCCGGCTATATGGCGCGCGCTGCCTTCGTGGTCGATCGGCTGATGCAATCGCTTGGCCTGCCGGGCAAATCTTTTGTGCCGCTGATTGTTGGCTTTGGCTGTAACGTCCCTGCGGTAATGGGCGCACGCACGCTGGATGCCCCACGCGAACGGTTGATTACGGTGATGATGGCGCCTTTCATTTCCTGCGGGGCCAGGCTGGCGATTTTTGCCGTGTTCTCTGCCGCCTTCTTTGGCGCACACGGCGCGCTGGTGGTGTTTAGCCTGTATCTCACTGGCATCGTGATGGCGGTGTTAACCGGTCTGTTGCTTAAGCATACGCTGCTGCGCGGTGAAGCCTCGCCGTTCGTAATGGAGCTGCCAAGCTGGCACGTTCCGCATCTGAAAAGCCTGCTCTTGCAAGCCTGGCAGCGGCTGCACGGCTTTGTGCTGCGCGCCGGGAAAGTAATTGTGATCGCCAGCATTTTTATTGGCGGGCTGAATAGCTTCTCGTTTAATGGTCAGCCGGTTAACAGCATCAATGATTCGGCGCTGGCCAGCGTTAGCCGGGTGATCACTCCGCTGCTGGCGCCTATCGGCATCCAGCCGGATAACTGGCAAGCCTCGGTCGGCCTGCTGACTGGCGCAATGGCCAAAGAGGTGGTGGTCGGTACGCTGAATACGCTCTATACCGCCGAGGCGCTGCATGAAGAGCCGTTCAACGTCTACGACTGGAGCCTGAAGGCGGAACTTGCCGATGCGGTAACGGAAACCTGGCAGGGCCTGAAAGAGACGCTGACTTTCAGCGTGCTGGCTAACCCTATTGAGGCCAGTAAAGGCGATGGCGAAATGGCGGGCGGCGCGATGGGTAAAATGAGCCGCCAGTTTGGCAGCGATGCCGCCGCTTTCAGCTATCTGCTGTTTGTGCTGCTTTACATTCCCTGCGTCTCGGTGATGGGCGCGATTGCGCGTGAAAGCAGCCGCCGCTGGATGGGCTTTTCAATTCTGTGGGGGTTAAACGTTGCTTACTCCCTTGCCACGCTGTTCTGGCAGTTTTCGCGTATCAATGAACAGCCGCTTACCAGCAGCCTGATTATTTTACTGGTGCTGCTATTTAACAGCGCCCTGCTGCTGCTGTTACGGCGGGTTAAACTGCCGCCGCAGCGCATTCCGATTCGGGTGTTGCCGGTGGAAAGCTATCAAAAGCCGTTAAGAAGCGGAGAATGCCATTAG